ATCATTACAGTCGAAAATAAGTTAATTTTATTCGGATCAATGAAGCTGGAATCTTTTGATCCCACATTCATATTAAAAACAATCGAATGTGCCCCAAAATTATTCAAATTTAGTTTAGCTGTACCACTGTTGGTATATGTGGCAACTGTAATGTTGTCAACCTTTATAGTTACTGTTACAACATTGTCTTTCATTTTCCAAAAGGATTCATATAAGTGCCATCCATTGTTTGCATTAATATTAAAACTACCGGGATAATTTCTTTCAGCTGAATTTCCCAATAAATTTGTTCCGACAGCTGTTCCATAAAAAAGATTTGAAGCAAAACGACTGGTATTTGGTGCAAAAGAATAGCCTTCCATAATATCGATTTCACCTTTGGTTGGCCATCCGTTCCCTTGTACAGTCCAGAAAGCAGGCCAGGCACCATAAGTTTCTGTGAAAGATTTGTAAGTTCCGCCGTCCATTGCCACCAATTTAATATTAGCAGAAAGCATATACTCTGTATTGTTTTCAGGCTTATACTGATAATTAGAGCTAATAAAGCCAGATCGATACTTGTTGGCACTCAATTTAGTAGTTTTGATTTCTAAACACTGTTTTCCGTCTCTCCATTGAGTTGTAGGTACCGAACTATGATAATCACAATAAGGCGAATTATAATCAGTACGTTGTTCTTTCGTCCATTGTGACAGATTTGAGCCTACATTAAAAGTATCTTCAAATTGTTTCACCCACGGCGCCGAAGCGACTTTACCTGTGCTTTTATTTGCATTTACATTTGCTAACTGGCTTTCTGATAAAGGAGCGGAATTGTCTGAACAGGATGCAAATCCTATTAGGTATGTCATTGCCAGGGATAATAAACTTAACTTTTTCATGATTTCTTTTTTTGGTTAATTATAGTAAAGTGTATGCTTTAAAACTTAATCTAAGCCTTCCAGGAATCCCGTATGAGCACTTTTAATAGTAAAATTTGCATCATATAACAGAGGCCAGTCATTACCTACATGGTTCAGTTCCGTGCTGTATGGAATCCAGGATTCATTATCTTTCATGCCCCAAATTGTTAAAGCATATTTATTGGCCGCAGGAAGTGCATTGTAAATTTGGACCATTTCTTTATATTTTGCTTTTTGTGCCAGTCTTCTTTCGTTGGTAAAAGTCGAAATATCATTAAATTGGTTTACCTGAATATCTAATTCAGATACATGGATTTTTAAACCTTTAGCGACAGCTTTATTAAGATCAGTTTCAATTTGAGCCTTTGTTGGGCTTAGATAAGTATTATGCATCTGATAACCCAGTCCATTAATTAGATTACTGGCTTTTAAATCATCTACGATGCTGAAAACTCTATTTTGCTTTGGAATATTAGTAGATGTGGCATAATCATTATAAAACAATAATAGATTTGTATCACCCGCTGCATTTGCTGCATTTCTGGCCCACTGAAAACAATCTTTAATATAATTTGGCCCCATTCGCTGAAGAAAAATAGTATTTCTCATAACACCGTTATTATCATCGGCTGCTTCATTTACAACGTCCCAGGATTTTACTTTACCAGCATAATGAGTAACAACATCTGTAATGTATTTTTTTACTTCTAATGCAAATTCTGCATCAGTACCTGCATAATTTTTTAACCATTCCGGTACCGAATTATGCCACACTAATGCATGACCATGTACATTAATGTTATTAGCATTTCCGTAAGCTACAATTTTATCAGCTACAGTCCAGTTATAAACACCGCTTGCCGTAGAAATCTGATCCATTTTCATTTCATATTCGGCAGAAATACTGCTGAATTCATTTTTTAAAATGATATCATACTGACTTCCATTAGTCAGTTGAAATGCTTTTACGGCCATACCAACAAAAAACGGATTGGCTAATTTATTTGCTTTTACCTTTAAAAAAGTTGGGTCTTCCGGAATACCGCTGAAACCAGTAGTTACGACGCTAATGACATTAGAATAATCTGAAATTTGTGCTTCATTTTTGGCTCTTACACGGTAATAATATTGTGTTCCTCCGGTTAAGCCTGACACAACGTCGTTCAAATCTGTAACTTCTTTTGAATTATAATTTGGCAGAAAAGAGTCAAAACTTTCGCTGGTCGAAACATCTAGCAAATAGCTTTTTGAGTGTGAAACGTAATACCATTTTGCTTTAAAACCATTATCGTTTACATCTTTTGGTGCAATAGCAATTGGCGTTTCTAAAACATCAGGGCTTTCGCTGTCATCTTTAGAGCAGGCATTTAAAAAAACGACAAAGCTCGTCAGCATTACTAAAAATTTAATTTTCATACTTTTTATTTATATTTTTTGTTTTGTAATTTATGAAGAGGCTGTTTTTAATCACAGCCTCCTGAATTTTAAAATAGGCAGTCAATTATTGGTAGCGAATTTTAATATTATCGTATTTTATTATACTTGGATTAGGGGTGTCATCCTGAATAACGCCAATTTTGATTTCATTTATTTTAGAAACATCTAAAGTAGCTGCTGTATTTGAGCCAAAACCATAATTGTCTTTAAAATCAGCTATCGAAATTGTTTTAGTCGTCCAGTTTACATCCGTAACTTTAAAATTATAAGCGAAGTTGGCATTATCAATAGTGTTTAACTGAATGGCAAATTGAGCACCTGTAACATTGGCGCTTATATCAATATCGATATATGCTTTTTTAGCATCTGTATTTGTTGCGCTTAAGAAACTTGTTCCTCCTCCGGCACTGCTTCCGTTGTAGCCATTTGAAGTCGAACCAGACCAGGTAAAGGTTGCATAATTGCCTGATGGACCACCGGCAGTATTGGCATTAAAAGAAGCAACATCGCCATAAGAGAACCAATCTTTTCTTGCGCCATTACCGTCAAAATCTGATACAAGAACGACAGTAACAAAATCTATTATTTTTTTTGCTGTACCTCCTGGAGTGGTAATTGCCAGCTCAGATCCTGAAGCGGCATTGGCAGGTAAGCCTATAATAATCGATGAGGATGATTTTGCAGTATAACTAATTGCTACTCCTCCTAAGGTTACAGAGGAAACATTATAAAACCAGGTCCCTTCAATTTCTAATGGAAATCCTGGTGTGGCAACCGCCGGAATTGTTTTTGTAATGGTTGGAACAGGCTGTAAAATCTCAATGTTTTTCGTAACTGAGCCATTTGCAGTAATAAATGTAATAGGCTGTACTCCAAACCTGCTTCCTAGTTTTTCATCAAAGGGAATACTGAAAATAAACGCTTTATCTGAATTGTAATTAGGATTAAAACTGATATTAATTTTATCATCCAGGGTAATTTTTTTTAATCCTGTTAGACCTTCGCCTTCAACTCTGACTTTATTTGTTGGAAAGGCCTGATTTAACAAATCTCCGGGTTCTGCAATCATTGCATCTATATTTGTGGCAGGTGCATCATCATTTTGGCAGGCGGTAAAAGAAGCCAAAGCGAAAAAAATTAAAATTCTATATTTTATTTTCTTGATCATAGTGAATGTTAGTTAAAGTTAAAAGGAACCGGTGGCTCTAATAGGGATGGGTTGGTATCAATAGCAGACTGAGGTAATGGGAGTTCAAAATAGTTGCTTCCAGGCGTTATTTTTCTGGAAACCAAATCGGTTCTGGCATTGTCAGAGTAAAAACCAACTTCCTGCTGTGAAATAATTGCTGTTGCTTCGGCTAGTCCACGGCGTTTCAAATCGAAGAAATATTGTCCTTCAAGAGCAAATTCAACTCTTCTTTCATTAAACAATTCATCTCTTGTAAGTATGGTTTTAGCCGGTAATCCCGCTCTTTTTCTTACTTCATTAAAAGAACTTAGTGCAGATTCAGAAGTAGTGGAAGTTCCTCCGGCTAAAATCGCTTCAGAATTCATTAACAATATATCAGAATATCTTAAAATGATTGTATTTTGAGAAGTTCTCATAAAAAACACATCATTTCGTTCGGCAGCAGAACCTACAATGTACTTTCTGAAATTAGCGCCAGTAGCAGAAAGGATTTTTTTATATGTAAAACCTCCCTTATCTTTTAATAATTCAGGATAAAAGTCACCATCTGTCATAATAGTACTTTTCTTTCTGATATCCTTTGGTTCAAATCCATTTTGAA
The Flavobacterium flavigenum genome window above contains:
- a CDS encoding endo-1,4-beta-xylanase; the protein is MKIKFLVMLTSFVVFLNACSKDDSESPDVLETPIAIAPKDVNDNGFKAKWYYVSHSKSYLLDVSTSESFDSFLPNYNSKEVTDLNDVVSGLTGGTQYYYRVRAKNEAQISDYSNVISVVTTGFSGIPEDPTFLKVKANKLANPFFVGMAVKAFQLTNGSQYDIILKNEFSSISAEYEMKMDQISTASGVYNWTVADKIVAYGNANNINVHGHALVWHNSVPEWLKNYAGTDAEFALEVKKYITDVVTHYAGKVKSWDVVNEAADDNNGVMRNTIFLQRMGPNYIKDCFQWARNAANAAGDTNLLLFYNDYATSTNIPKQNRVFSIVDDLKASNLINGLGYQMHNTYLSPTKAQIETDLNKAVAKGLKIHVSELDIQVNQFNDISTFTNERRLAQKAKYKEMVQIYNALPAANKYALTIWGMKDNESWIPYSTELNHVGNDWPLLYDANFTIKSAHTGFLEGLD
- a CDS encoding glycoside hydrolase family 16 protein, with product MKKLSLLSLAMTYLIGFASCSDNSAPLSESQLANVNANKSTGKVASAPWVKQFEDTFNVGSNLSQWTKEQRTDYNSPYCDYHSSVPTTQWRDGKQCLEIKTTKLSANKYRSGFISSNYQYKPENNTEYMLSANIKLVAMDGGTYKSFTETYGAWPAFWTVQGNGWPTKGEIDIMEGYSFAPNTSRFASNLFYGTAVGTNLLGNSAERNYPGSFNINANNGWHLYESFWKMKDNVVTVTIKVDNITVATYTNSGTAKLNLNNFGAHSIVFNMNVGSKDSSFIDPNKINLFSTVMMWVDDVTVYKRPI
- a CDS encoding CIA30 family protein, with amino-acid sequence MIKKIKYRILIFFALASFTACQNDDAPATNIDAMIAEPGDLLNQAFPTNKVRVEGEGLTGLKKITLDDKINISFNPNYNSDKAFIFSIPFDEKLGSRFGVQPITFITANGSVTKNIEILQPVPTITKTIPAVATPGFPLEIEGTWFYNVSSVTLGGVAISYTAKSSSSIIIGLPANAASGSELAITTPGGTAKKIIDFVTVVLVSDFDGNGARKDWFSYGDVASFNANTAGGPSGNYATFTWSGSTSNGYNGSSAGGGTSFLSATNTDAKKAYIDIDISANVTGAQFAIQLNTIDNANFAYNFKVTDVNWTTKTISIADFKDNYGFGSNTAATLDVSKINEIKIGVIQDDTPNPSIIKYDNIKIRYQ